One genomic window of Actinoalloteichus hoggarensis includes the following:
- a CDS encoding tautomerase family protein, with protein sequence MPFANFKVPAGTIGAEDKKKIVERTTELYVEIYGERARPTTVVLVDEVEDGGWGVGGDVLTAAMLDSEA encoded by the coding sequence GTGCCATTCGCCAACTTCAAGGTCCCTGCGGGCACCATCGGCGCCGAGGACAAGAAGAAGATCGTCGAGCGAACCACCGAGCTGTACGTCGAGATCTACGGAGAACGCGCCCGGCCGACCACGGTCGTGCTCGTCGACGAGGTCGAGGACGGCGGCTGGGGCGTCGGAGGCGACGTCCTGACCGCCGCGATGCTCGACAGCGAGGCCTGA
- a CDS encoding SDR family oxidoreductase — protein sequence MTNTDLAVGRVAIVTGGSRGIGRAVARRLAADGLAVVVNYAGDDNAAAETVHAIIAAGGNATAVRADVADETAVAELFDRAETEYGGVDVVVNSAGRLALSPIAELDLDVLDRLHRVNIRGTFVVARQAAQRLRTGGAFVSFSTSVVGTRVPGYGAYVASKGAVEAITLILARELRGRGITVNTVAPGPTATELFLDGKTEEQVAALSKAPPLERLGTPEDIAGVIAFLTGPEGRWVNGQILRANGGLV from the coding sequence ATGACAAACACCGACCTCGCTGTCGGACGAGTCGCCATCGTCACCGGGGGTTCGCGCGGCATCGGCCGGGCGGTCGCCCGCAGGCTCGCCGCGGACGGACTGGCCGTCGTCGTCAACTACGCCGGCGACGACAACGCCGCGGCGGAGACCGTGCACGCGATCATCGCCGCGGGTGGGAACGCGACCGCGGTCCGCGCCGACGTGGCCGACGAGACCGCGGTGGCGGAGCTGTTCGACCGCGCCGAAACCGAGTACGGGGGCGTTGACGTCGTGGTCAACTCCGCGGGCCGCCTCGCCCTGTCCCCCATCGCCGAGCTTGACCTGGACGTGCTGGACCGGTTGCACCGCGTCAACATCCGCGGCACCTTCGTCGTCGCGCGGCAGGCCGCTCAACGGCTGCGCACGGGCGGCGCCTTCGTCAGCTTCTCGACCTCCGTGGTGGGCACGCGGGTCCCCGGCTACGGCGCGTACGTCGCGAGCAAGGGCGCTGTCGAGGCGATCACCCTGATCCTCGCCCGCGAGCTGCGCGGACGCGGGATCACCGTCAACACGGTCGCGCCCGGCCCGACGGCCACCGAGCTGTTCCTGGACGGCAAAACCGAGGAACAGGTGGCGGCGCTGTCCAAGGCGCCGCCACTGGAGCGACTGGGCACCCCGGAGGACATCGCGGGCGTCATCGCCTTCCTGACCGGTCCCGAGGGCCGCTGGGTCAACGGCCAGATCCTGCGCGCCAACGGCGGCCTGGTCTGA
- a CDS encoding helix-turn-helix transcriptional regulator, protein MNAMKYAELGAFLRSRRERIRPEEVGLVSGPRRRVPGLRREEVAHLAGASADYYNEVERGAGSQPSEQMLAALARALRLTADERDHLYHLANRPVPRGGAGSHVHPGMLDLLTRLTSTPAQVITDLHVTLVQNPLAIALLGDHSRFRGEEASFVHRWFTDPEARRLYPEEDHPAQSKAFAADLRAAAARRDAKDTGASALVAGLLDRSAEFAGLWAEHDVAFRRDDRKRIDHPVLGLVEVNCLTLFSEDGRQRLLWFTPVLGTDSVDRLELLAVIGTQEFTPHPD, encoded by the coding sequence ATGAACGCGATGAAGTACGCCGAGCTGGGCGCGTTCCTCCGCTCGCGGCGTGAGCGCATCCGCCCCGAGGAGGTCGGACTGGTCTCCGGGCCGCGACGGCGCGTGCCGGGACTGCGCCGCGAGGAGGTCGCCCACCTCGCCGGGGCGTCGGCGGACTACTACAACGAGGTGGAACGCGGAGCCGGGTCGCAACCGTCGGAACAGATGCTGGCGGCGCTGGCGCGTGCGTTGCGCCTGACCGCCGACGAGCGCGACCACCTCTACCACCTGGCCAACCGTCCGGTGCCGCGTGGCGGCGCGGGCTCGCACGTGCACCCCGGAATGCTCGACCTGCTCACCCGGTTGACCTCCACCCCCGCGCAGGTGATCACCGACCTGCACGTGACGCTCGTGCAGAACCCGCTCGCCATCGCGCTGCTCGGGGACCACTCCCGCTTCCGGGGCGAGGAAGCCAGTTTCGTCCACCGCTGGTTCACCGACCCCGAGGCGCGGCGGCTCTACCCCGAGGAGGACCACCCGGCCCAGTCCAAGGCGTTCGCCGCCGACCTGCGGGCCGCCGCCGCACGCCGCGACGCCAAGGACACCGGGGCGAGCGCGCTCGTCGCCGGACTTCTCGACCGCTCCGCCGAGTTCGCCGGGCTGTGGGCCGAGCATGACGTGGCGTTCCGCCGCGACGACCGCAAGCGCATCGACCATCCCGTGCTCGGGCTGGTCGAGGTCAACTGTCTCACCCTGTTCAGCGAGGACGGTCGTCAGCGTCTGCTGTGGTTCACCCCCGTGCTGGGCACCGACAGCGTCGACAGATTGGAGCTGCTCGCCGTCATCGGCACCCAGGAGTTCACGCCGCACCCCGACTAG